Proteins from a genomic interval of Polaribacter sejongensis:
- a CDS encoding YceI family protein gives MKRVVVLSLLMIVAFNFSSCKSDKKSDEKKEDTIKTKTSAVAFSLEEAKNEINFVAYKTTEKVPVGGQFNKVDIISGGEGSSIKEAINNTEFSIPVSSIFTKDTSRDFKIQKFFFGVMDNTKLLSGKLLITDDTNGVAEIKMNGVTENVAFTYTIEGKVFKMEATMDITKWNASEALASLNTACLELHKGADGVSKTWSDVALNITSTF, from the coding sequence ATGAAAAGAGTCGTAGTTTTATCATTATTAATGATTGTAGCATTTAATTTTTCATCTTGTAAATCAGATAAAAAATCTGATGAGAAAAAAGAAGATACAATTAAAACTAAAACAAGTGCAGTAGCTTTTTCTTTAGAGGAAGCAAAAAATGAAATAAACTTTGTAGCTTATAAGACTACAGAGAAAGTACCTGTAGGAGGTCAGTTTAATAAAGTTGACATAATTTCTGGAGGAGAAGGAAGTTCTATTAAAGAAGCTATTAATAATACGGAGTTTTCAATTCCTGTAAGTAGCATTTTTACAAAAGACACGAGTAGAGATTTTAAAATTCAAAAATTCTTCTTTGGTGTGATGGACAATACAAAATTACTTTCTGGTAAATTATTAATAACTGATGATACCAATGGTGTTGCAGAAATTAAAATGAACGGAGTTACAGAGAATGTAGCTTTTACTTATACAATAGAAGGAAAGGTTTTTAAGATGGAGGCTACTATGGATATTACCAAATGGAATGCATCTGAGGCTTTAGCATCATTAAATACAGCTTGTTTAGAATTGCATAAAGGAGCTGATGGAGTTTCTAAAACATGGAGTGATGTGGCTTTAAATATCACATCTACTTTCTAA
- a CDS encoding acyl-CoA-binding protein: MESDLDKEFNEAFYRISMLEESIAPDIMLKFYAYNKQANFGNKFSFNDEHNVRSAFKLNAWMQLNGMKSDVAKQEYINLAKTVLNTKQ, from the coding sequence ATGGAATCTGATTTAGATAAAGAGTTTAACGAAGCTTTCTATAGGATTTCTATGCTAGAAGAATCGATTGCTCCAGACATTATGCTAAAATTTTATGCTTATAACAAGCAAGCAAATTTTGGTAATAAGTTTTCTTTTAATGATGAGCATAACGTTAGAAGTGCTTTTAAGTTAAATGCATGGATGCAATTAAACGGCATGAAATCTGACGTAGCAAAACAAGAATACATTAATTTAGCAAAAACAGTTTTAAATACTAAACAATAA
- a CDS encoding phosphatidylserine decarboxylase family protein produces MIRFHKEGYKIIVITFIITIVGVLLADNLINIPWLVKVIQVILLAFLVIVLQFFRNPKRVAALNDNIIVAPVDGKVVVIEEVEEPEYFKGKRLQVSIFMSPINVHVTRYAMSGVVKYSKYHPGKYLVAWHPKASTENERTTVVVNNAAFGDVLYRQIAGALAKRIVNYAKVGDTAVQGADAGFIKFGSRVDLFLPLGTKLNVSLNDTVKGGVQIIAEK; encoded by the coding sequence ATGATTCGTTTTCACAAAGAAGGGTATAAAATAATTGTTATTACCTTTATAATAACAATTGTAGGTGTATTATTAGCCGATAATTTAATTAATATACCTTGGCTTGTTAAAGTAATTCAAGTTATATTACTTGCTTTTTTAGTAATTGTGCTACAATTTTTTAGAAATCCTAAAAGAGTTGCTGCTTTAAATGATAACATAATAGTTGCACCGGTAGATGGTAAAGTAGTTGTTATAGAAGAAGTAGAAGAACCAGAATACTTTAAAGGAAAAAGATTACAAGTGTCTATTTTTATGTCTCCTATTAACGTACACGTTACTAGATATGCCATGAGTGGAGTTGTAAAATATAGTAAATATCATCCAGGTAAATACTTGGTTGCATGGCACCCGAAAGCATCTACAGAAAACGAAAGAACTACGGTAGTAGTTAATAATGCAGCTTTTGGTGATGTTTTATATAGACAAATTGCTGGAGCTTTGGCAAAAAGAATTGTCAATTATGCAAAGGTTGGCGATACAGCAGTACAAGGAGCAGATGCAGGTTTTATAAAATTTGGTTCTAGAGTAGACCTTTTTCTTCCATTAGGTACAAAGCTAAATGTATCTTTAAATGACACAGTAAAAGGTGGGGTTCAGATAATTGCAGAAAAATAA
- a CDS encoding phosphatidate cytidylyltransferase: MSNLLKRSLSGIIYVLIFISAILFSKESYVVLTTIFGLLCVWEFSKLINFKGMIGYIFFCFTLFLMLKRPESYAVIIILGITIISSLSLIYYLFTKKEITFSNDRSKSGLLIRYPVFSMIFLILLPICKDGYNPHLIISILIMIWVNDSFAFLVGKNFGKRKLFISVSPKKTQEGFLGGLAFALIAAFIISKFNTDFTVVNWLVIAVIVSVIGTIGDLVESKFKRQANIKDSGTIMPGHGGILDRLDSLLFAAPFVYLYINFII; encoded by the coding sequence ATGAGTAACCTTTTAAAAAGGAGTCTTTCAGGCATAATTTACGTTTTAATTTTTATATCAGCGATTCTTTTTTCTAAAGAATCGTATGTGGTTCTAACAACTATTTTTGGATTGTTGTGCGTTTGGGAGTTTTCTAAACTCATCAACTTTAAAGGAATGATAGGGTATATTTTCTTTTGTTTTACATTGTTCTTAATGTTAAAAAGACCAGAAAGTTATGCCGTAATTATTATTTTAGGAATTACTATAATTTCATCGTTATCTCTAATCTATTACTTATTTACTAAAAAAGAAATTACTTTTTCTAATGATAGATCTAAATCTGGTTTACTGATTAGATATCCTGTTTTTTCTATGATTTTTTTAATCCTTTTACCTATTTGTAAAGATGGTTATAACCCTCATTTAATAATTTCTATTTTAATTATGATTTGGGTAAATGATAGTTTTGCTTTTTTAGTGGGTAAAAATTTTGGAAAACGAAAATTGTTTATTTCGGTTTCTCCAAAAAAGACACAAGAAGGTTTTTTAGGAGGTTTGGCTTTTGCTTTAATAGCTGCCTTTATAATTAGTAAATTTAATACCGATTTTACAGTAGTTAATTGGTTAGTTATAGCTGTTATTGTTAGTGTAATTGGTACGATTGGAGATTTAGTAGAATCTAAATTTAAAAGACAAGCCAATATTAAAGATAGTGGTACTATTATGCCTGGGCATGGTGGTATTTTAGATAGATTGGATAGCTTGTTATTTGCAGCACCATTTGTATATTTGTATATTAATTTTATAATTTAA
- the ftsH gene encoding ATP-dependent zinc metalloprotease FtsH — protein sequence MSDSKKDSNSNMPKFKFNAYWIYGAIFVVIMAFQFFSSGDLATKSISKNEFNDILKDNDISRIVVLNNNLAQIYIKEEAQKKERYSKIINSAFYTQGSSFYDYNFGDLQNFENNIEKARQANELDFDIKNENKTSIFDTILGFLPFIILIAVWLFFMKRMSGGGAGSGGGGQIFSIGKSKAKLFDKDTKVKTTFENVAGLEGAKEEVQEIVDFLKNPEKYTSLGGKIPKGALLVGPPGTGKTLLAKAVAGEADVPFFSLSGSDFVEMFVGVGASRVRDLFKKAAEKSPSIIFIDEIDAIGRARGKNSMTGGNDERENTLNQLLTEMDGFGTDVNVIVLAATNRADVLDSALMRAGRFDRQIYVDLPNINERKEIFEVHIKPLKLAEDVKIDFLAQQTPGFSGADIANMCNESALIAARNGKKAIHHQDFLDAVDRIVGGLEKKNKVITPKEKKVIAFHEAGHATISWMLEHAAPLVKVTIVPRGQSLGAAWYLPAERMIVQTEQMLDEMCATMGGRAAEKVMFDKISTGALSDLEKVTKQAKAMVTVYGLNEAVGNVTYYDSSGNDGFVKPYSEETGKTIDQEISKIIEAQYLRAIEILQENKDKLTTLAELLLEKEVIFKDDLEKIFGKRPFEEPLEVEIVDEKKDIPPVELKTEE from the coding sequence ATGAGTGATTCAAAAAAAGATAGTAATTCTAATATGCCTAAATTTAAGTTTAACGCGTATTGGATATATGGTGCAATATTTGTAGTAATAATGGCATTCCAGTTTTTTAGTAGTGGAGATTTAGCTACTAAAAGTATTTCTAAAAATGAGTTTAATGACATTTTAAAAGACAATGATATTTCTAGAATTGTTGTTTTAAATAATAATTTAGCTCAGATTTATATTAAAGAAGAAGCACAAAAAAAAGAGCGTTATAGTAAGATTATAAACTCTGCTTTTTATACACAAGGCTCTTCTTTTTATGACTATAATTTCGGGGATTTACAAAATTTCGAAAATAATATTGAAAAAGCGAGACAAGCGAACGAGTTAGACTTTGATATAAAAAATGAAAACAAAACAAGTATTTTTGATACTATTTTAGGTTTCTTACCTTTTATAATATTAATTGCTGTTTGGTTATTTTTTATGAAAAGAATGTCTGGTGGTGGTGCTGGATCTGGTGGTGGAGGTCAAATCTTTAGCATTGGTAAGTCTAAAGCAAAGTTATTTGACAAAGACACAAAGGTTAAAACTACGTTCGAAAATGTTGCCGGATTAGAAGGTGCTAAAGAAGAAGTACAAGAAATTGTAGACTTCTTAAAGAACCCTGAGAAATATACTTCTTTAGGAGGTAAAATTCCAAAAGGAGCTTTATTAGTAGGACCTCCTGGAACAGGAAAAACATTATTAGCCAAAGCAGTTGCAGGTGAAGCAGATGTTCCTTTTTTCTCATTATCTGGTTCAGATTTTGTTGAAATGTTTGTAGGTGTAGGTGCTTCTCGTGTAAGAGATTTATTTAAAAAAGCTGCAGAGAAATCTCCATCTATTATTTTTATTGATGAGATAGACGCTATTGGTAGAGCTCGTGGAAAAAATAGTATGACTGGTGGTAATGATGAGCGTGAAAACACGTTGAATCAATTATTAACAGAAATGGATGGTTTTGGTACAGATGTAAATGTTATTGTATTAGCAGCAACAAACAGAGCAGATGTTTTAGATAGTGCGTTAATGCGTGCTGGTCGTTTTGATAGACAGATCTATGTAGATTTACCAAACATCAACGAAAGGAAAGAAATTTTTGAAGTACACATCAAACCTTTAAAATTAGCAGAAGATGTTAAGATAGATTTCTTAGCTCAACAAACGCCTGGTTTTTCTGGGGCAGATATTGCAAACATGTGTAACGAATCGGCATTAATTGCTGCCAGAAATGGTAAAAAAGCAATTCATCATCAAGATTTCTTAGATGCTGTAGATAGAATTGTTGGTGGTTTAGAAAAGAAAAATAAAGTAATTACACCTAAAGAGAAAAAAGTAATTGCTTTTCATGAAGCAGGTCACGCAACTATTAGTTGGATGTTAGAGCATGCTGCACCATTGGTAAAAGTTACTATTGTACCAAGAGGACAATCTTTAGGAGCTGCTTGGTATTTGCCAGCAGAAAGAATGATTGTACAGACAGAGCAGATGTTAGATGAAATGTGTGCTACCATGGGAGGTAGAGCCGCAGAAAAAGTAATGTTTGATAAAATATCTACAGGGGCTTTAAGTGATTTAGAAAAAGTGACTAAGCAAGCAAAAGCAATGGTAACTGTTTATGGTTTAAATGAAGCAGTTGGTAATGTTACCTATTATGATTCTTCTGGAAACGATGGTTTTGTTAAACCTTATAGTGAAGAGACTGGTAAAACAATAGATCAAGAAATTTCTAAAATTATTGAAGCTCAATATTTAAGAGCAATCGAAATTTTACAAGAAAACAAAGATAAATTAACGACTCTTGCAGAATTATTATTGGAAAAAGAAGTTATTTTTAAAGACGATTTAGAAAAGATATTCGGTAAAAGACCTTTTGAAGAACCTCTTGAAGTAGAAATCGTTGATGAGAAAAAAGACATTCCTCCAGTAGAATTAAAAACTGAAGAATAA
- the rsfS gene encoding ribosome silencing factor: MTNKKVSTDDLIALIIKGIDEVKGENIQLLDLRDIENTVCDYFIICSGNSNTQVNAISGSIQKIVSKELKDKPWHIEGQTNSEWVLMDYVNVVVHIFQKQVRDYYDIESLWGDAKITEIKSV; the protein is encoded by the coding sequence ATGACAAATAAAAAAGTAAGTACAGATGATTTAATTGCTTTAATTATTAAAGGGATTGATGAGGTAAAAGGAGAAAATATTCAATTATTAGACTTACGAGATATAGAGAATACTGTATGCGATTATTTTATAATCTGCTCGGGTAACTCAAATACACAAGTAAATGCAATTTCTGGTTCTATTCAAAAAATAGTAAGCAAAGAACTTAAAGACAAACCTTGGCATATAGAAGGTCAAACAAATTCTGAATGGGTTTTAATGGATTATGTAAACGTAGTAGTACACATTTTTCAAAAACAAGTTCGTGACTATTATGATATTGAAAGTCTTTGGGGTGATGCAAAAATTACAGAGATAAAATCAGTTTAA
- a CDS encoding biotin--[acetyl-CoA-carboxylase] ligase, with protein sequence MKTIKLSATDSTNSFLKDLAQNSTLENFTTVVTQNQIKGRGQQQNKWVSEPHKNLTFSIFISFTDLKVVQKKYLNFAISLAIYDVLFANNLPKPSIKWPNDILSANKKICGILIENTFSGDRIKNSFVGIGININQETFPAYLNNATSLKLETGLEYDLDLLLKAILDEIKKNIKRLTSQNFNLLEEKYLDVLYKKNIPTMFKNSKDEIFMGMISGISDFGKLQVQLEDDVIKEFGLKEISFL encoded by the coding sequence TTGAAAACAATCAAACTTAGTGCCACCGATTCTACGAATTCTTTTTTAAAGGATTTAGCTCAAAATTCTACCCTAGAGAATTTTACAACTGTTGTTACTCAAAACCAAATAAAAGGGAGAGGTCAGCAACAAAACAAGTGGGTATCCGAACCTCACAAAAACCTTACATTCAGTATCTTTATTAGCTTTACCGATTTAAAGGTAGTTCAAAAAAAATATTTAAACTTTGCAATCTCATTAGCTATTTATGATGTTTTATTTGCTAATAATTTACCAAAGCCGTCTATAAAATGGCCTAACGACATTCTGTCAGCAAACAAGAAAATTTGTGGCATTTTAATAGAAAACACGTTTTCTGGCGACCGTATTAAAAATTCTTTTGTAGGAATTGGGATAAATATAAATCAAGAAACTTTTCCAGCATACTTAAACAACGCTACTTCTTTAAAATTAGAAACCGGTCTAGAATATGATTTAGATCTTTTACTAAAAGCTATTTTAGACGAAATTAAAAAAAATATAAAACGCTTAACTTCTCAAAATTTCAACCTTTTAGAAGAAAAATATTTAGACGTATTGTATAAAAAAAATATCCCTACTATGTTTAAAAATAGTAAGGATGAGATTTTTATGGGAATGATTTCTGGAATTTCAGATTTCGGAAAGCTACAAGTTCAATTAGAAGACGATGTCATCAAAGAATTTGGACTTAAAGAAATTTCTTTCCTTTAA
- a CDS encoding SRPBCC family protein codes for MNINGNTVTIDKSAEELFAFFSDLKNFEQLMPENIQKFEVDGESFIFGLPGMPEIRLVLKEKTPFTNITLGAASSKLPFTLAADLNEIEENKTEVSLKFDGEFNAMMAMMIKKPLTKFVDTLTENIGKL; via the coding sequence ATGAATATAAACGGAAATACAGTTACTATTGACAAATCTGCTGAAGAATTGTTTGCCTTTTTTTCAGATTTAAAGAACTTTGAGCAATTAATGCCAGAAAATATTCAAAAATTTGAAGTTGATGGTGAATCTTTTATATTCGGTTTACCTGGTATGCCAGAGATTAGACTTGTTTTAAAAGAAAAAACACCGTTTACTAATATTACATTAGGTGCTGCAAGTAGTAAATTACCTTTTACTTTAGCTGCGGATCTTAATGAGATTGAAGAAAACAAAACAGAAGTAAGCTTAAAATTCGATGGAGAATTTAATGCAATGATGGCAATGATGATTAAAAAACCATTGACAAAATTTGTAGATACACTTACAGAAAATATAGGGAAACTTTAA
- the pyrE gene encoding orotate phosphoribosyltransferase, translated as MILNKDTAKKTAELLLQIKAIKLSPNDPFNWASGWKSPIYCDNRVTLSYPPVRVFLKEEISKLVELEYGKPDVIAGVATGAIAIGVLVAQQLGVPFIYVRPEPKKHGRKNQIEGHLESGQNVVVIEDLISTGNSSLNAVEALKEAGGVVKGMVAIFSYGFDIAKKNFEEKNVGLTTLSNYENLLEQALDSNYITDKELATLNDWRKNPSEWKQ; from the coding sequence ATGATTTTAAACAAAGATACGGCAAAAAAAACAGCTGAACTTTTATTGCAAATAAAAGCAATAAAGTTAAGCCCAAATGATCCCTTTAATTGGGCGTCAGGTTGGAAGTCTCCAATATATTGTGATAATAGAGTTACTTTATCTTATCCTCCAGTTCGTGTTTTTCTTAAAGAAGAAATATCAAAACTTGTAGAATTAGAATATGGTAAGCCAGATGTTATTGCTGGTGTTGCTACAGGTGCAATTGCTATTGGGGTTTTAGTAGCGCAACAATTAGGTGTTCCTTTTATTTATGTTAGGCCAGAGCCAAAAAAGCATGGTAGAAAGAACCAAATTGAAGGGCATTTAGAAAGCGGACAAAATGTTGTTGTAATTGAAGATTTAATAAGTACAGGTAATAGTAGCTTAAATGCAGTAGAAGCTTTAAAAGAAGCGGGTGGTGTTGTAAAAGGTATGGTTGCTATTTTTTCTTATGGATTTGATATTGCAAAGAAGAATTTTGAAGAAAAAAATGTAGGATTAACTACTTTAAGTAATTACGAAAACTTGTTAGAACAAGCTTTAGATAGTAATTATATTACAGATAAAGAGTTGGCTACATTAAATGATTGGAGAAAGAACCCTAGTGAGTGGAAACAGTAA
- a CDS encoding NUDIX hydrolase, whose protein sequence is MYKVFVNDTPIIFTSCSQKENIFPVYNFKNIVFDEIILKLKSKELKGVVFYSTDLENDWKSFLSNMKLIPAAGGLVINPKKEVLFIFRNGVWDLPKGWIEKGETIETAAIREVEEECGISNLEMIKPLLTTYHIYFHKGVKLKQTYWYLMTSNYSEKLTPQLEEGITEVVFKNKTAIKAALENTYANIQLVYNTYLENSN, encoded by the coding sequence ATGTATAAAGTTTTTGTAAATGATACGCCAATAATTTTCACTTCTTGTTCACAAAAAGAAAATATTTTTCCTGTTTACAATTTTAAGAATATTGTTTTTGATGAAATTATTCTGAAACTAAAAAGCAAGGAACTTAAAGGGGTTGTTTTCTACTCTACTGACTTAGAGAATGATTGGAAATCTTTTTTATCAAATATGAAGTTAATTCCCGCCGCTGGCGGATTAGTAATAAACCCCAAAAAAGAAGTTTTATTTATTTTTAGAAACGGTGTTTGGGATTTACCAAAAGGATGGATTGAAAAAGGAGAAACCATAGAAACGGCTGCAATTAGAGAAGTAGAAGAAGAATGTGGCATTTCTAATCTAGAAATGATCAAACCATTACTGACAACCTATCATATTTATTTTCATAAAGGAGTTAAACTAAAACAGACTTATTGGTATTTAATGACTTCTAATTATTCAGAAAAACTAACACCTCAACTAGAAGAAGGCATTACCGAAGTTGTTTTTAAAAATAAAACAGCAATTAAGGCCGCACTAGAAAATACGTATGCAAATATTCAATTAGTGTATAACACCTATCTAGAAAATTCTAATTAG
- a CDS encoding SulP family inorganic anion transporter, with protein MTEFIRKILPNAKDDVLAGITVSLAMIPEVVAFAFVAQISPIVALFGAFVVGIISASFGGRPGLISGAAGAVAVIFVHMIQEGHAKGLLFDNPVENMGYFYLLAAVVLMGVIQVFAGLFKLGKFVRLIPHPVMMGFVNGLAIVIFMAQLGMFKENKKDFYGQNMRKTESKELVYSVSNNQVKDLVSNTVIFTIDDNIVKNSTTNEELFLISEGQVFDLNTKKVVFNISDEGFYSVKDSGVVKYSMQGNTLYVMIGLVLLTMLIVWGLPKITTKIPAALTAILIVTLISIFTGLNSINVGDFIRDGGGAGLNGIAELSKNLNVLELWSNLPFNLDTLKFIAPYAFLAASVGLIETLMTMNLVDELTETRGNGNQECIAQGAGNIVSGAFGGTGGCGMIGQTVININAGGRGRLSGIMMALTLLTFILFADKYIEQVPIAALVGVMFMMVIETFAWSSFRILKKIPMSDAAVLIIVSAVTVFFDLAIAVFVGVIISALSFAWTSAKKIRARKRFKEDGTKIYEIWGPLFFGSITEFNGKFDIKNDPDVVEIDFVEARVTDHSAIEAIFNLVEKYQAAGKKVTLKHLSEDCKLLLYKSSPVFSEVILEDIDDPRYHLAANPEDFPKPLGEYKF; from the coding sequence ATGACTGAATTTATTAGAAAAATATTACCAAACGCAAAAGATGATGTACTTGCAGGAATAACCGTTTCCTTAGCAATGATACCAGAAGTTGTAGCTTTTGCCTTTGTAGCACAAATAAGTCCTATTGTGGCATTGTTTGGTGCTTTTGTAGTAGGAATTATTTCAGCAAGTTTTGGTGGAAGACCAGGTTTAATCTCTGGAGCAGCAGGTGCTGTAGCTGTTATTTTTGTTCATATGATACAAGAAGGACATGCAAAAGGCTTATTATTTGACAATCCTGTAGAAAATATGGGCTATTTCTATCTCTTAGCCGCCGTGGTATTAATGGGTGTGATACAAGTTTTTGCTGGCCTCTTTAAGTTAGGCAAATTTGTACGTCTAATTCCGCATCCCGTAATGATGGGCTTTGTAAACGGATTGGCCATTGTTATTTTTATGGCACAATTGGGAATGTTTAAAGAAAACAAAAAAGATTTCTACGGACAAAATATGCGTAAAACAGAATCTAAAGAACTGGTTTATAGCGTATCTAATAACCAAGTTAAAGATTTAGTTTCTAACACGGTAATATTTACTATTGATGATAATATCGTTAAAAATAGTACCACAAACGAAGAGTTATTTTTAATTTCTGAAGGTCAGGTTTTTGATCTTAACACTAAAAAAGTAGTTTTTAATATTTCTGATGAAGGTTTTTATTCTGTTAAAGATTCTGGAGTTGTAAAATATAGCATGCAAGGCAACACCTTATATGTAATGATTGGTTTGGTATTACTAACCATGTTAATTGTTTGGGGCTTACCTAAAATTACAACAAAAATTCCTGCTGCATTAACAGCTATTTTAATAGTTACTTTAATCTCTATTTTTACCGGATTAAATTCTATTAATGTTGGAGATTTTATTAGAGACGGTGGTGGAGCTGGTTTAAACGGAATTGCAGAACTTTCTAAAAACTTAAATGTTTTAGAATTGTGGAGCAACCTTCCTTTTAATTTAGATACTTTAAAGTTTATTGCTCCGTATGCCTTTTTAGCAGCGTCAGTTGGTTTAATAGAAACCTTAATGACTATGAATCTAGTAGATGAATTAACAGAAACTAGAGGAAACGGAAATCAGGAATGTATTGCGCAAGGTGCAGGAAACATTGTAAGTGGTGCTTTTGGTGGTACTGGTGGATGTGGTATGATTGGGCAAACAGTTATAAACATTAATGCTGGCGGACGTGGACGTTTATCTGGTATAATGATGGCTTTAACCCTATTGACTTTTATTTTATTTGCTGATAAATATATTGAGCAAGTACCAATTGCAGCGCTTGTTGGAGTTATGTTTATGATGGTTATAGAAACATTTGCTTGGTCTAGTTTCAGAATTTTAAAGAAAATTCCAATGTCTGATGCTGCTGTATTAATCATAGTATCTGCAGTAACAGTTTTCTTTGATTTAGCCATTGCCGTATTTGTTGGGGTTATTATTTCTGCTTTATCTTTTGCTTGGACAAGTGCTAAGAAAATTAGAGCTAGAAAACGCTTTAAAGAAGACGGAACAAAAATTTACGAAATTTGGGGACCACTTTTCTTTGGAAGTATTACAGAATTTAACGGGAAGTTTGACATAAAAAATGACCCAGATGTTGTAGAAATAGATTTTGTAGAAGCACGTGTTACAGATCATTCTGCCATAGAAGCAATTTTTAACTTGGTAGAAAAATACCAAGCAGCTGGTAAAAAAGTAACTTTAAAACATTTAAGCGAAGATTGTAAACTATTATTATACAAATCTAGCCCTGTTTTTTCTGAGGTAATTTTAGAAGATATTGATGATCCTCGTTATCATTTAGCAGCGAATCCTGAAGATTTTCCTAAACCATTAGGTGAATATAAATTTTAG